A section of the Anabaena cylindrica PCC 7122 genome encodes:
- a CDS encoding methyl-accepting chemotaxis protein, producing MFNKTDTAQSGDTQKKASLRASSKVTDHRIEMVSQSHVNTTRNYPGNHAVRYLQRLTLRTKAVILAIALGTLPVFGLGMMAYNFGSKSISKQIVSNQEAQALRLSDTINRFMLAKYGDIQVLSTLPFLTNAQVSKSTSIPEQQAVLNRFITAYKAYDHLAVFDLNGKVIIQSKGGTSTQEKNLQYFQEVIQNNSPVISQPETLKNKEVVIYVAAPIQDLATRKTIAVVRTRIPIKLLVETIKNYVADSDDYYLVDATGKFFLSLKPDLLGQAATVIYPGLANPLDIQNVDSFTGIQTIKQQPELVSYVPLKKLAGLPNLNWQLILAQNAAIAFEPQRQFLMLVAQRTALVALLFALLAVWLAQSITKPNSQASAGVETVIENENEIKIGLANQQNNELAAPTKEQDINVSEESTNEQEWQQQDTLHLQLLNLLSQVESAAKGDLTAQADVITGEVGTIANVFNLILENLRDIVTQVQQAASQVDTSLGSNQNAIRDLTQAAITQADDINRTLVAVDQMTSSMQALVDGAQEVTNIANHAHHTATKSGKAMDSTVQNILSLQETVGETAKKVRHLGESSQQISRVVSLINQIAMQTNLLAINAGIEAARAGEEGQGFAVVAEEVGELAARSAAATQEIEQIVEKIKRDTNEVMQAMEVGNNQVIESTQIVADAKQSLSEILDVSQQVDILVKSISMASGLQLETSQIVRQLMQDIAETSQLRGDYTQQIGESLQRNIEIFQHLQKNIENFKLN from the coding sequence TGTTTAATAAAACTGATACTGCTCAGAGTGGTGATACTCAAAAAAAAGCATCTCTGAGAGCATCATCGAAAGTTACTGATCATAGAATAGAAATGGTTAGCCAGTCTCATGTCAACACGACCAGAAATTACCCTGGAAACCATGCAGTGAGGTATTTACAGCGACTGACATTAAGAACGAAAGCGGTAATTTTAGCGATCGCACTCGGCACATTACCAGTATTCGGACTGGGCATGATGGCTTATAATTTCGGTAGTAAATCCATTAGTAAGCAAATTGTCAGCAATCAGGAAGCTCAAGCCCTGAGATTAAGTGACACAATTAACCGTTTTATGTTGGCAAAATATGGAGATATTCAAGTTCTCTCAACTCTACCATTTTTAACCAACGCTCAAGTTAGTAAAAGTACGAGTATTCCTGAACAGCAAGCAGTACTAAACCGCTTTATTACAGCTTATAAAGCCTATGACCATCTAGCGGTTTTTGACCTGAATGGAAAAGTGATTATTCAATCTAAAGGTGGAACTAGTACTCAGGAAAAAAATTTGCAATATTTTCAAGAGGTTATCCAAAATAATTCTCCTGTTATTAGTCAACCAGAAACATTAAAAAATAAAGAAGTGGTTATTTATGTTGCTGCACCGATTCAAGATCTAGCAACACGAAAAACTATTGCTGTAGTCCGCACACGTATACCCATAAAATTATTAGTAGAAACAATCAAAAACTATGTAGCTGATAGTGATGACTATTATTTAGTCGATGCGACAGGCAAGTTTTTTCTAAGTCTCAAGCCGGATTTATTAGGTCAAGCAGCTACAGTAATATATCCTGGTTTAGCCAACCCCCTGGATATCCAAAATGTTGATAGTTTTACAGGAATTCAGACTATTAAACAACAGCCAGAACTAGTCAGTTATGTGCCATTAAAAAAACTAGCAGGTTTACCTAATCTGAATTGGCAGTTAATTTTGGCTCAAAATGCTGCGATCGCTTTCGAGCCGCAAAGACAATTTTTGATGCTTGTTGCTCAGAGAACTGCACTAGTAGCATTATTGTTCGCATTGCTTGCAGTTTGGTTAGCTCAGAGTATAACAAAGCCAAATTCCCAAGCATCAGCAGGAGTAGAAACTGTAATTGAAAATGAAAATGAAATCAAAATTGGGTTGGCAAATCAACAAAATAATGAATTAGCAGCTCCAACGAAAGAACAAGATATCAATGTGAGTGAAGAATCTACAAATGAGCAGGAATGGCAACAACAAGACACACTACATTTGCAACTTCTCAATTTACTCAGCCAAGTGGAAAGTGCCGCTAAAGGAGATTTGACAGCACAAGCTGATGTAATAACTGGAGAAGTTGGGACTATTGCCAATGTTTTCAATTTGATTTTAGAAAACCTCCGCGATATTGTTACCCAAGTACAACAGGCAGCTAGTCAAGTAGATACTTCCCTTGGCTCAAATCAAAATGCTATTCGGGACTTAACACAAGCAGCAATTACACAAGCTGATGATATCAACCGCACCTTAGTAGCTGTTGACCAAATGACCAGTTCTATGCAAGCTTTAGTAGATGGCGCTCAAGAAGTTACTAATATTGCCAATCATGCTCACCACACCGCTACCAAAAGTGGAAAAGCAATGGATTCGACAGTACAAAATATTCTGTCTTTACAAGAAACAGTAGGTGAAACTGCTAAAAAAGTCCGGCATTTGGGAGAATCTTCTCAACAAATTTCCCGCGTGGTTTCTTTAATTAATCAAATTGCCATGCAAACTAACTTATTAGCAATTAATGCAGGAATTGAAGCTGCGCGTGCTGGAGAAGAAGGTCAAGGTTTTGCTGTTGTAGCTGAAGAAGTAGGAGAATTAGCAGCTCGCAGTGCGGCTGCAACCCAAGAAATTGAGCAAATTGTCGAGAAAATTAAACGAGATACCAATGAAGTTATGCAAGCCATGGAGGTAGGAAATAATCAAGTAATTGAGAGTACACAAATTGTCGCGGATGCCAAGCAAAGTTTGAGTGAGATTTTAGATGTTTCCCAACAAGTGGATATTTTAGTAAAATCAATTTCTATGGCTTCTGGTTTGCAGTTAGAGACATCGCAAATTGTGAGACAATTAATGCAAGATATCGCTGAAACTTCACAACTTAGGGGTGATTATACCCAGCAAATTGGTGAATCCTTGCAAAGAAATATAGAAATTTTTCAGCATTTACAAAAGAATATTGAGAATTTTAAACTCAATTGA